One window of Triticum dicoccoides isolate Atlit2015 ecotype Zavitan chromosome 5A, WEW_v2.0, whole genome shotgun sequence genomic DNA carries:
- the LOC119303757 gene encoding 50S ribosomal protein L17, chloroplastic-like translates to MAAFASTSPSPAISTSAWRMDSLRAALPALRPSPSAAVRPRRQAASAAPFLRSSFVSTSSASSSVSPAPMSSAASASLAFSYTSSFSVESSFAHRLFGTDVRGRILAMRHGKRIPRLNRPADQRKALLRGLTTQLLKHGRIKTTKPRAKAMRKWVDKMITMAKDGSLHKRRQALGYIYEKHIVHALFAEVPDRYGERNGGYTRIIPTFPRRGDNAPMAYIELV, encoded by the exons ATGGCGGCCTTCGCCTCCACCTCCCCCTCGCCGGCGATCTCCACCTCGGCCTGGCGCATGGACTCCCTCCGCGCCGCGCTCCCCGCGCTCCGCCCCTCCCCGTCGGCGGCCGTCCGGCCTCGCAGGCAGGCGGCCTCCGCCGCCCCGTTCCTCCGGAGCTCCTTCGTCTccacgtcctccgcctcgtcctccgtcTCCCCCGCCCCGATGTCCTCCGCGGCCTCGGCGTCGCTCGCCTTCTCCTACACCTCCTCGTTCTCCG TGGAATCAAGCTTTGCGCACCGACTGTTTGGCACTGATGTCCGTGGAAGGATACTGGCAATGAGGCACGGGAAGCGCATTCCTAGGCTCAACAGGCCTGCAGATCAGCGGAAAGCACTCCTGCGTGGGCTGACCACACAGCTGCTGAAGCACGGGAGGATAAAGACTACTAAGCCAAGGGCAAAGGCGATGAGGAAGTGGGTTGACAAGATGATCACGATGGCGAAGGATGGATCTCTTCACAAGAGGAGGCAGGCCCTGGGGTATATTTATGAGAAGCACATAGTCCATGCACTGTTTGCTGAGGTTCCAGACAGGTACGGGGAAAGAAACGGGGGCTACACAAGGATCATCCCGACATTCCCAAGGCGGGGAGATAATGCACCTATGGCTTACATCGAACTTGTCTAG